The following proteins are encoded in a genomic region of Pikeienuella piscinae:
- a CDS encoding bifunctional folylpolyglutamate synthase/dihydrofolate synthase, producing the protein MSAGPPGSDVILERLLALHPKIIDLTLERLERLLARLGHPERDLPPVVHIAGTNGKGSTLAVIDAGLAAAGLSAHAYTSPHLARFHERIRIAGAPIGEDALAALLAECEGANGGAPITFFEITTAAALLAFARNRADYTLLEVGLGGRLDATNVVARPALTVITPVSIDHQQYLGETIAEIAAEKAGILKAGVPCVVGPQDEAALGVIEARAAACGAPLSLYAQDWMAGLEAGRFVFRDANGLLDMAPPALRGAHQVDNAGAGVAALRALGVDDAAVEVAPARAVWPARIQRLTKGALAEVAAAAEAELWLDGGHNQAAGVVIAAHFKAMPKAETHLVCGMLDTKDPAGFIGSFRGVAARLHAVAIPDNLSAVKPAALAAFAESAGVPATAEANVAEALARALDEGAKRVLICGSLYLAGAVLKAGAG; encoded by the coding sequence GTGAGCGCCGGGCCGCCCGGCTCGGACGTCATTCTCGAAAGACTTCTCGCGCTCCATCCGAAGATCATCGACTTGACGCTGGAGCGGCTTGAGCGGCTGCTCGCCCGGCTTGGCCATCCGGAGCGCGACCTGCCGCCTGTCGTCCACATCGCCGGAACCAACGGCAAGGGCTCCACCCTCGCGGTGATCGACGCCGGGCTGGCGGCGGCGGGGCTGAGTGCGCACGCCTACACCTCGCCGCATCTGGCCCGGTTCCATGAGCGGATCAGGATTGCCGGCGCGCCGATCGGGGAGGACGCGCTGGCGGCGTTGCTGGCTGAATGCGAGGGCGCCAATGGCGGCGCGCCGATCACCTTCTTTGAAATCACCACCGCCGCCGCGCTTCTGGCGTTCGCGCGCAACCGGGCCGATTATACGCTGCTCGAGGTCGGGCTTGGCGGCAGGCTTGACGCCACGAATGTCGTCGCGCGCCCGGCGTTGACGGTAATTACGCCGGTCTCCATCGACCATCAGCAATATCTCGGCGAGACCATCGCCGAGATTGCTGCGGAAAAGGCCGGCATCCTGAAAGCCGGCGTTCCCTGCGTCGTCGGTCCTCAGGACGAGGCCGCGCTCGGCGTGATCGAAGCGCGGGCCGCCGCGTGCGGCGCGCCGCTCAGTCTGTATGCGCAGGACTGGATGGCGGGGCTGGAGGCGGGACGGTTCGTTTTTCGCGACGCGAATGGACTGCTCGACATGGCGCCGCCGGCGCTGCGCGGCGCGCACCAGGTCGACAACGCCGGCGCCGGCGTCGCGGCCCTCCGCGCCCTTGGCGTCGACGATGCGGCGGTTGAGGTCGCGCCGGCGCGCGCGGTCTGGCCTGCGCGCATCCAGCGGTTGACGAAAGGCGCGCTCGCCGAAGTCGCGGCGGCGGCGGAAGCCGAGCTCTGGCTCGATGGCGGGCACAATCAGGCGGCGGGCGTCGTGATCGCCGCGCATTTCAAAGCCATGCCGAAAGCGGAGACGCATCTCGTGTGCGGGATGCTCGACACGAAAGATCCGGCGGGGTTCATCGGTTCGTTCCGGGGCGTCGCCGCGCGGCTCCACGCGGTCGCCATCCCCGACAACCTTTCGGCGGTGAAGCCCGCCGCGCTGGCGGCGTTCGCCGAGTCGGCCGGCGTGCCGGCGACGGCGGAGGCGAATGTCGCTGAGGCGCTCGCCCGCGCGCTGGACGAGGGGGCGAAGCGGGTGCTGATCTGCGGCTCGCTCTATCTTGCGGGCGCGGTGCTGAAGGCCGGCGCCGGCTGA
- the accD gene encoding acetyl-CoA carboxylase, carboxyltransferase subunit beta has protein sequence MNWISNYVRPKINSLFSRREMPENLWAKCDECGQMIFHRELADNLHVCPSCDHHMAITPRERLTALFDNGVLVEVKTPEAKADPLAFRDQKKYPDRLRDARRATGEQEAMLVARGAIGGVEVIAAAQDFSFMAGSMGVAVGNAMIAAAQAAVKARAPLIVFAAAGGARMQEGILSLMQMPRTTIAVEMVKEAGLPFIVILTHPTTGGVTASYAMLGDIQIAEPNALICFAGPRVIEQTIREKLPEGFQRAEYLLEHGMLDMVVDRRKMRDELATVLRLLLNMPPRIYGDLPAPTPAPEEEADAPAPETPKAQDKKK, from the coding sequence ATGAACTGGATCTCGAACTACGTCCGGCCGAAGATCAACTCGCTCTTTTCTCGGCGCGAGATGCCGGAGAATCTTTGGGCGAAATGCGACGAATGCGGCCAGATGATCTTTCATCGCGAGCTGGCCGACAACCTCCATGTCTGCCCGTCCTGCGACCATCACATGGCGATCACCCCGCGTGAGCGTCTGACCGCGCTCTTCGACAACGGGGTCCTCGTCGAGGTGAAGACGCCGGAGGCGAAAGCCGACCCGCTCGCCTTTCGCGACCAGAAGAAATACCCCGACCGCCTCCGCGACGCCCGCCGCGCGACCGGCGAGCAGGAGGCGATGCTGGTCGCCCGCGGCGCGATCGGCGGCGTCGAGGTGATCGCGGCGGCGCAGGATTTCAGCTTCATGGCAGGCTCGATGGGCGTCGCCGTGGGGAACGCGATGATCGCCGCCGCGCAGGCCGCGGTGAAGGCCCGCGCTCCCCTCATCGTCTTCGCCGCAGCAGGCGGCGCGCGGATGCAGGAGGGGATCCTCTCGCTGATGCAGATGCCGCGCACCACGATCGCGGTCGAGATGGTGAAGGAGGCCGGGCTCCCCTTCATCGTCATCCTCACCCACCCGACCACCGGCGGGGTCACCGCCTCCTACGCCATGCTGGGCGACATCCAGATCGCCGAGCCGAACGCGCTGATCTGCTTCGCCGGGCCGCGGGTGATCGAGCAGACGATCCGTGAGAAACTGCCCGAAGGTTTCCAGCGCGCCGAATACCTGCTGGAGCACGGCATGCTCGACATGGTCGTGGACCGCCGCAAGATGCGCGACGAGCTGGCGACGGTGCTGCGGCTGCTCCTGAACATGCCGCCTCGCATATACGGCGACCTGCCCGCGCCGACCCCCGCGCCGGAGGAAGAGGCCGATGCGCCGGCGCCCGAGACCCCCAAGGCGCAGGACAAGAAGAAGTGA
- a CDS encoding thioesterase family protein, with product MLELRRTCPGSWVDFNGHMRDAYYMLLVSFANDRTMDELGMGPRYLRETGRTLYNLDMRVRYLKEAHRGDRLLVEMRLLAADAKRLHLHSMIRNETTGAALAAVEAVLLHVDQAAGPAAAPFPPEVAALIAARLARDAGPAPAIRTGGVGLTR from the coding sequence ATGCTCGAACTCAGACGAACCTGCCCGGGATCGTGGGTCGATTTCAACGGGCATATGCGGGACGCGTATTACATGCTCCTCGTGAGTTTCGCCAATGACCGGACCATGGACGAGCTGGGCATGGGGCCGCGTTACCTGCGGGAGACGGGGCGTACACTCTACAATCTCGACATGCGGGTGCGCTATCTGAAGGAGGCGCATCGGGGCGACCGGCTGCTGGTGGAGATGCGGCTTCTGGCGGCGGATGCGAAGCGGCTGCATCTGCATTCCATGATCCGCAACGAGACGACCGGGGCGGCGCTGGCGGCGGTCGAGGCGGTGCTTCTTCATGTCGATCAGGCGGCGGGGCCGGCGGCGGCGCCATTTCCGCCCGAGGTCGCGGCGCTGATCGCGGCGCGTCTGGCGCGCGACGCCGGGCCGGCGCCGGCGATCCGGACCGGCGGGGTCGGGCTGACGCGCTGA
- a CDS encoding aspartate-semialdehyde dehydrogenase translates to MGYRIAVVGATGNVGREMLNILADREFPADEVVALASRKSLGQECGYGEKTLKAQDLDRFDFTGFDIALFAIGSEATKKYAPKAAKAGCVVIDNSSLYRYDSDVPLIVPEVNADAVMGYAKKNIIANPNCSTAQMVVALKPLHDRATIRRVVVSTYQSVSGAGKAAMDELWNQTKGMYVPGQEVEPKHFPKQIAFNVIPHIDVFMEDGATKEEWKMVAETKKIVDPKIRVHATCVRVPVFVGHAEAINIEFEEELDEEEAREILRKAPGILVVDKREAGGYVTPVDCVGDYATYVSRIRTDPTQDNTLSLWCVSDNLRKGAALNAVQIAELLGRRVLKKG, encoded by the coding sequence ATGGGCTACCGTATCGCCGTCGTCGGCGCCACCGGCAATGTGGGCCGTGAAATGCTGAACATCCTAGCTGACCGGGAGTTTCCGGCGGACGAGGTGGTTGCGCTGGCCAGCCGCAAATCGCTCGGCCAGGAATGCGGCTATGGCGAGAAAACCCTGAAGGCGCAGGACCTGGACAGGTTCGACTTCACAGGATTCGACATCGCGCTCTTCGCCATCGGCTCCGAGGCGACGAAGAAATACGCGCCGAAAGCGGCGAAGGCCGGCTGCGTGGTGATCGATAACTCCTCACTCTACCGCTATGATTCCGACGTGCCGCTGATCGTGCCTGAGGTGAACGCGGATGCGGTGATGGGCTATGCGAAAAAGAACATCATCGCCAATCCGAACTGCTCGACCGCGCAGATGGTCGTCGCGCTGAAGCCGCTGCACGACCGCGCCACGATCAGGCGCGTCGTGGTCTCGACCTACCAGTCGGTCTCCGGCGCCGGGAAGGCCGCGATGGACGAGCTCTGGAACCAGACTAAGGGTATGTATGTGCCGGGGCAGGAGGTCGAGCCGAAGCATTTCCCGAAGCAGATCGCCTTCAACGTCATCCCGCATATCGACGTCTTCATGGAGGACGGCGCCACCAAGGAAGAATGGAAGATGGTGGCGGAGACGAAGAAGATCGTCGATCCGAAAATCCGCGTTCACGCCACCTGCGTCCGTGTTCCGGTCTTCGTCGGCCATGCCGAGGCGATCAATATCGAGTTCGAGGAAGAGCTGGACGAGGAAGAGGCGCGTGAAATTCTGCGGAAGGCGCCGGGTATCCTCGTCGTCGACAAGCGCGAGGCCGGCGGCTACGTCACCCCGGTCGATTGCGTCGGCGATTACGCCACCTATGTCAGCCGAATCCGCACCGACCCGACGCAGGACAACACGCTTTCGCTCTGGTGCGTCTCCGACAACCTCCGAAAGGGCGCCGCGCTCAACGCGGTCCAGATCGCGGAGCTTCTGGGCCGCAGGGTGTTGAAGAAGGGCTGA
- a CDS encoding CaiB/BaiF CoA transferase family protein, which translates to MNGTNASGPLEGVRVLDLTAMISGPTATMVLADQGADVIKVERPSVGDHTRAVSTHRNGVSASFVNNNRNKRSVALDLKQPEALKAALALAASCDVAVQNFRPGVAERMGLGEAALRAVRPDIVYVSISGFGEDGPYAQKPVYDPLIQALSGLASVQAGSDAERPKLVRTILPDKLTGFVAAQAITAALYHRLKTGEGQHVRLSMLDAVVAFLWGSDMGGRTFVGDEPDAERAQSFMDLIYETKEGYISVAVQSDKEWAALARALDKPEWLEDPRFASAALRGENIDARLALTQEALMARTAADWLAHFEAHDVPCAPVLTRREMIRHPQIAANGVVIETDHPIAGRLRQARAAPRFSATPTAIRRPAPTLGEHTGEALREAGLPEAEIRALIR; encoded by the coding sequence ATGAACGGAACGAACGCGAGCGGACCCCTTGAAGGCGTGCGGGTGCTGGACCTCACGGCGATGATCTCCGGTCCGACGGCGACCATGGTGCTCGCCGATCAGGGCGCCGACGTGATCAAGGTCGAGCGCCCGTCTGTCGGCGACCATACTCGCGCCGTTTCGACCCATCGCAACGGCGTCTCCGCCAGCTTCGTCAACAACAACCGCAACAAGCGCTCAGTCGCGCTCGACCTGAAGCAGCCGGAGGCGTTGAAGGCGGCGTTGGCGCTGGCGGCGAGTTGCGACGTCGCGGTGCAGAATTTCCGCCCCGGCGTTGCGGAGCGGATGGGGCTGGGCGAGGCCGCGCTCCGCGCTGTGCGGCCCGATATCGTCTATGTCTCGATCAGCGGCTTCGGCGAGGACGGACCCTATGCGCAGAAGCCGGTTTACGATCCGCTGATCCAGGCGCTTTCCGGCCTCGCCTCGGTGCAGGCCGGTTCGGACGCTGAACGCCCGAAACTGGTGCGCACGATTCTTCCCGACAAGCTCACCGGCTTCGTCGCCGCGCAGGCGATCACCGCTGCGCTCTATCACCGGCTGAAGACCGGCGAGGGCCAGCATGTCCGCCTTTCGATGCTGGACGCCGTCGTCGCCTTCCTCTGGGGCTCCGACATGGGCGGGCGGACCTTCGTGGGCGATGAGCCTGACGCGGAACGCGCGCAAAGCTTCATGGATCTGATCTACGAGACGAAAGAGGGCTATATCTCCGTCGCCGTGCAGTCCGACAAGGAATGGGCCGCCCTCGCCCGCGCGCTCGACAAACCGGAATGGCTGGAGGACCCACGCTTCGCCTCCGCCGCGCTCCGCGGCGAGAATATCGACGCTCGCCTCGCGCTGACGCAGGAGGCGCTGATGGCGCGGACCGCCGCCGACTGGCTCGCCCATTTCGAAGCGCATGACGTGCCCTGCGCGCCGGTCCTGACGCGGCGGGAGATGATCCGGCATCCGCAAATTGCGGCCAACGGCGTGGTGATCGAAACTGACCACCCGATCGCCGGGCGGCTCCGTCAGGCTCGCGCCGCGCCGCGATTCTCAGCAACGCCGACCGCGATCCGCCGCCCGGCGCCCACCCTCGGCGAGCACACCGGCGAGGCGCTCCGCGAGGCGGGGCTTCCGGAAGCCGAGATCAGGGCGCTGATCCGATGA
- a CDS encoding VOC family protein — protein sequence MAKAIHSMIRVLDEARSVDFYGRAFGLRVADRLDFEKFTLVYLSNPETEFEIELTINKDREQPYDLGDGYGHLAVSVADLAAEHARFAAEGLNPRKLVEFAPDGKLVGRFFFVADPDGYEIEVLERAGRFK from the coding sequence ATGGCGAAGGCGATCCACAGCATGATCCGGGTGCTCGACGAGGCGCGCTCGGTGGATTTCTACGGGCGCGCGTTCGGCCTGCGCGTCGCCGACCGCCTCGATTTCGAGAAGTTCACGCTGGTCTATCTGTCGAACCCGGAAACGGAGTTCGAGATCGAACTGACGATCAACAAGGACCGCGAGCAGCCTTACGACCTTGGCGACGGCTATGGCCATCTCGCCGTTTCGGTCGCGGATCTCGCGGCCGAACATGCGCGGTTCGCCGCCGAGGGTCTCAATCCCCGCAAGCTGGTGGAGTTCGCGCCCGACGGAAAGCTCGTCGGGCGGTTCTTCTTCGTGGCCGACCCGGACGGCTACGAGATCGAGGTTCTGGAAAGGGCCGGCCGGTTCAAGTGA
- a CDS encoding glutathione S-transferase N-terminal domain-containing protein gives MIDFHYWPTPNGWKVAILLEELGLPYRVRMVNIGEGDQFAPEFLAISPNARMPAILDHDVAGPPVPVFESGAILLYLAEKTGRFLPQDQLGRKEAVEWLFWQTGNQGPMAGQHSHFFNYAPETERRQGYGFERYRRETIRCLDVLERRLQGRDWLAGEAYSIADMMCFPWALIMKAMEIPLDRHPSVTDWRARVKARPAVRRGVALGKESRPSRPHDDKARRILFRQE, from the coding sequence ATGATCGATTTTCACTACTGGCCGACGCCGAACGGTTGGAAGGTCGCGATCCTGCTGGAGGAGCTGGGCCTGCCCTACCGGGTCCGCATGGTGAATATCGGCGAGGGCGACCAGTTCGCGCCGGAGTTCCTGGCGATCAGCCCGAACGCCCGGATGCCGGCCATTCTCGACCATGACGTCGCCGGGCCGCCGGTTCCGGTCTTCGAGAGCGGCGCAATACTGCTCTATCTGGCCGAAAAGACCGGGCGGTTCCTCCCCCAGGACCAGCTCGGCCGGAAGGAAGCCGTCGAATGGCTGTTCTGGCAGACAGGCAATCAGGGGCCGATGGCCGGGCAGCACAGCCATTTCTTCAATTACGCGCCGGAGACCGAGCGCAGGCAGGGCTACGGGTTCGAACGCTATCGGCGCGAGACGATCCGCTGCCTCGACGTGCTGGAGCGGCGGCTGCAGGGACGCGACTGGCTGGCGGGCGAGGCCTACTCCATCGCCGACATGATGTGCTTTCCCTGGGCGCTGATCATGAAGGCGATGGAGATCCCGCTCGACCGGCATCCAAGCGTCACGGACTGGCGCGCGCGGGTGAAGGCCCGCCCAGCGGTGCGGCGCGGCGTCGCGCTCGGCAAGGAATCTCGGCCCAGCCGGCCGCATGACGACAAGGCCCGGCGAATCCTGTTCCGGCAGGAATGA
- a CDS encoding Twin-arginine translocation pathway signal, translating into MSDRISKATLSRRELLARSAAIGAAFVTGPGFVAGRDAAWAMETTALEPKTIATLIQMARDIYPHDRVGDEYYAVAMKGYDTAEAAPAVEAGIAALDAAATGRGHADYLSIGWEKDRVKILQGIEKSAFFQTIRGGLVTGLYNQKEVWPIFGYEGESYSKGGYIDRGFDDIAWL; encoded by the coding sequence ATGAGCGACCGAATTTCGAAAGCGACACTCAGCAGACGTGAGTTGCTGGCCCGAAGCGCGGCGATCGGCGCCGCCTTCGTCACCGGCCCCGGCTTCGTCGCCGGGCGCGACGCGGCCTGGGCGATGGAGACCACGGCGCTGGAGCCGAAGACCATAGCGACGCTGATCCAGATGGCGCGCGACATCTATCCGCACGATCGCGTCGGCGACGAATATTACGCCGTCGCGATGAAAGGCTACGACACCGCCGAAGCGGCGCCGGCCGTCGAAGCCGGGATCGCCGCGCTCGACGCCGCCGCGACGGGCCGGGGCCACGCCGATTACCTGAGCATCGGCTGGGAAAAGGACCGCGTGAAGATCCTTCAGGGGATCGAGAAAAGCGCGTTCTTCCAAACTATTCGTGGTGGGCTGGTCACCGGGCTCTACAACCAGAAGGAGGTCTGGCCGATCTTCGGCTACGAGGGCGAGAGTTACTCGAAGGGCGGTTACATCGACCGCGGCTTCGACGACATCGCCTGGCTCTGA
- a CDS encoding GMC family oxidoreductase, producing MTAPFELTDDSVVVIIGTGAGGGVLANELAQKGVSVVSLEAGGRYLPEDYVNDEWESFGQLAWTDPRTTSGDWRVAKDFSGLPAWIVKAVGGTSTHWAGASLRIQEHEWKAATNYGSVQGANLLDWPIDLAEMEPWYDLAEKKLGVTRTNGWPGLPGNNNYKVLEKGAKALGYKEVHTGRMAINSVDNDDRMACQQTGFCFQGCKWGAKWSSAYTDIPRGEATGNLEVREKCMALRIEHDADGKVTGVVYADESGAEQRQAARVVCVAGNSFESPRLLLNSASSMFPDGLANSSGQVGRNYMRHMTGSVYAVFDKPVRMWRGTTMAGIVQDEARHDPSRGFVGGYELETLSLGLPFMAAFLDPGAWGREFTTALDGYENMAGLWIVGEDMPQETNRVTLNHDVKDAHGVPVANVKFTDHPNDVAMRTHAYKQGAAIYDAVGATRIFPTPPYPSTHNLGTNRMSEKPRDGVVNKWGQSHDIANLFVSDGSQFTTGAAENPTLTIVALAIRQADAISGMMAKNEI from the coding sequence ATGACTGCGCCATTTGAACTCACCGACGACAGCGTCGTCGTCATCATCGGCACCGGAGCGGGCGGCGGGGTTCTCGCCAACGAGCTTGCGCAAAAGGGCGTCTCCGTCGTCTCGCTTGAGGCGGGCGGGCGCTATCTGCCGGAGGATTACGTCAACGACGAATGGGAAAGCTTCGGCCAGCTCGCCTGGACAGACCCGCGCACCACTTCAGGCGACTGGCGGGTGGCGAAGGACTTTTCCGGCCTGCCGGCCTGGATCGTGAAGGCGGTCGGCGGCACCTCCACCCACTGGGCGGGCGCCAGCCTGCGGATTCAGGAGCATGAATGGAAGGCGGCGACGAATTACGGGTCGGTGCAGGGCGCCAACCTGCTCGACTGGCCGATCGATCTGGCGGAGATGGAGCCCTGGTACGATCTCGCCGAAAAGAAGCTCGGCGTCACCCGCACCAATGGCTGGCCGGGCCTTCCCGGCAACAACAACTACAAGGTGCTGGAGAAGGGCGCGAAAGCGCTCGGCTACAAGGAGGTGCATACCGGCCGAATGGCGATCAACTCGGTCGACAATGACGACCGAATGGCATGCCAACAGACCGGCTTCTGCTTTCAGGGCTGCAAATGGGGGGCGAAATGGTCCTCCGCCTATACCGACATCCCGCGGGGCGAGGCGACCGGCAATCTTGAGGTGCGCGAGAAATGCATGGCGCTCCGCATCGAGCATGACGCGGACGGCAAGGTGACCGGCGTCGTCTACGCGGATGAATCGGGCGCCGAGCAGCGTCAGGCGGCGCGCGTCGTATGCGTCGCAGGCAATTCCTTCGAAAGCCCGCGCCTTCTTCTCAACTCCGCCTCGTCGATGTTTCCGGACGGGCTCGCCAACTCCTCGGGTCAGGTCGGACGCAACTACATGCGGCACATGACCGGTTCGGTCTACGCGGTGTTCGACAAGCCGGTGCGGATGTGGCGCGGCACAACCATGGCCGGCATCGTCCAGGACGAGGCGCGGCACGATCCGTCGCGCGGCTTCGTCGGCGGGTATGAGTTGGAGACGCTGTCCCTCGGCCTGCCGTTCATGGCGGCCTTCCTTGATCCCGGCGCCTGGGGGAGGGAGTTCACGACCGCGCTCGACGGCTACGAGAACATGGCCGGCCTCTGGATCGTCGGCGAGGACATGCCGCAAGAGACCAACCGCGTCACACTCAATCACGACGTCAAGGACGCGCATGGCGTGCCGGTGGCGAACGTCAAATTCACCGACCACCCGAATGACGTCGCGATGCGGACCCACGCCTACAAGCAGGGCGCCGCGATCTATGACGCGGTCGGCGCGACGCGGATCTTCCCGACGCCGCCCTATCCTTCGACCCATAACCTCGGCACCAACCGGATGTCGGAAAAGCCTCGAGACGGCGTGGTGAACAAATGGGGCCAGAGCCACGACATCGCCAATCTCTTCGTCTCGGACGGCTCGCAGTTCACCACCGGCGCGGCGGAGAACCCGACGCTGACCATCGTCGCGCTGGCGATCCGTCAGGCCGACGCGATCTCCGGGATGATGGCGAAAAACGAAATCTGA
- the nudC gene encoding NAD(+) diphosphatase, whose translation MIPESEVTFAGSFLDRADRLRSNADEVARLLADPASQVSAFWRGKPLFDLTPDGPRLTWLSAADRLVTESPEPPLFMGLDERGVAYFAADVSHIAPPDEKPAEFVDRRTLDLSEKRKFVDLRAIMGDIHHHDAGVAAAAKGIFEWRLTHGFCSNCGARNEVVFAGWRFDCPSCGRQHFPRTDPVVIMLVLDGDNVLLGRQAIWPERMYSLLAGFMEPGETVEEAVRREVMEEAGVPVGEVRYVTSQPWPFPASLMIGCAARAEATTIRLDENELEDAIWVPKDEIAAALAGRHDSIAPARKGAVAQVILRCWTEGLIDGFD comes from the coding sequence ATGATCCCCGAATCCGAAGTCACATTCGCCGGCAGCTTCCTCGACCGCGCCGACCGTTTGCGCAGCAACGCGGACGAGGTGGCCCGCCTGCTTGCGGACCCCGCCTCGCAGGTCTCGGCGTTCTGGCGCGGCAAGCCACTTTTCGATCTCACGCCGGACGGCCCGCGGCTGACCTGGCTCTCCGCCGCCGACAGACTGGTTACGGAAAGCCCCGAGCCGCCGCTCTTCATGGGACTGGACGAGCGCGGTGTTGCGTATTTCGCAGCCGACGTCTCCCATATCGCGCCGCCGGACGAGAAACCGGCGGAGTTTGTCGATCGCCGGACGCTCGACCTTTCCGAAAAGCGCAAATTCGTCGACCTTCGCGCCATCATGGGCGATATCCACCATCACGACGCCGGCGTCGCCGCGGCCGCGAAGGGCATCTTCGAGTGGCGTCTGACGCACGGGTTCTGTTCGAATTGTGGCGCGCGGAACGAGGTCGTCTTCGCCGGTTGGCGCTTCGACTGCCCGTCCTGCGGACGCCAGCATTTTCCGCGCACCGATCCGGTCGTCATCATGTTGGTCCTCGACGGCGACAATGTGCTTCTCGGCAGACAGGCGATCTGGCCGGAACGGATGTATTCGCTTCTCGCCGGGTTCATGGAGCCTGGCGAGACGGTGGAGGAGGCGGTGCGCCGCGAGGTGATGGAGGAGGCTGGCGTTCCCGTCGGCGAAGTCCGCTACGTCACTTCGCAGCCCTGGCCCTTTCCCGCCTCGCTGATGATCGGCTGCGCCGCGCGGGCCGAGGCGACGACGATCCGGCTCGACGAGAACGAGTTGGAGGATGCGATCTGGGTCCCGAAGGACGAAATCGCCGCCGCGCTGGCCGGCCGCCATGACAGCATCGCGCCGGCCAGAAAAGGCGCCGTGGCGCAGGTCATCCTCAGATGCTGGACCGAGGGCCTGATCGACGGGTTCGACTGA
- a CDS encoding ribbon-helix-helix domain-containing protein, giving the protein MCRIFAGQDPARYASETRHIRLNGQSTSIRLENAFWRILDEIAAGEGVSTPAFVSKLHSEVLELRGEPANFTSLLRCSCMIYMEGQAAPAAIAAE; this is encoded by the coding sequence ATGTGCAGGATATTCGCGGGACAGGATCCCGCCCGATACGCCAGCGAAACCAGACACATCCGCCTCAATGGCCAGAGCACCAGCATTCGCCTCGAGAACGCCTTCTGGCGGATTCTCGATGAGATCGCCGCGGGCGAGGGCGTCTCCACGCCGGCCTTTGTCTCGAAACTTCATTCGGAAGTGCTGGAGCTTCGCGGCGAGCCGGCGAACTTCACTTCGCTCCTGCGGTGCAGCTGCATGATCTACATGGAGGGTCAGGCCGCCCCGGCGGCGATCGCCGCGGAATGA
- a CDS encoding branched-chain amino acid aminotransferase — translation MSGRRIWTWFEGEWREGATAILGAADHGTWLGSLVFDGARAFDGMVPDLDLHCARVNESARRMGLAPKLSDEEVTALAREGIAKFPAGTGLYIRPMLWAKTGGMFMILPEPESTCFALCFEERPMPAPDGITMGATRYRRPTPDCMPVDAKAACLYPNNARMLREVASRGFQNAIVRDAIGNIAETATSNIFMVRDGEVLTPIPSGCFLNGITRQRVIKLLRQDGVTVREQTLVMEDFMAADEIFTTGNALKVMHVTQLEDRNLQYGPISRRARELYWDYAASAA, via the coding sequence ATGAGCGGGCGGCGGATCTGGACCTGGTTTGAAGGCGAATGGCGCGAGGGCGCGACGGCGATCCTCGGCGCGGCGGATCACGGAACCTGGCTCGGCTCGCTGGTCTTCGACGGCGCTCGCGCCTTCGACGGCATGGTTCCCGATCTCGACCTCCACTGCGCGCGGGTGAACGAGAGCGCGCGGCGCATGGGCCTCGCGCCGAAGCTGTCGGACGAGGAGGTGACGGCGCTGGCGCGTGAGGGAATCGCCAAGTTCCCCGCCGGCACGGGGCTCTATATCCGCCCGATGCTCTGGGCGAAGACCGGCGGCATGTTCATGATTCTGCCGGAGCCGGAAAGCACATGCTTCGCGCTCTGTTTCGAAGAGCGGCCGATGCCTGCGCCGGACGGGATCACCATGGGCGCGACGCGCTATCGTCGCCCGACGCCGGACTGCATGCCAGTCGACGCGAAAGCCGCCTGCCTCTACCCCAACAACGCCCGAATGCTGCGCGAGGTCGCCTCGCGCGGCTTCCAGAACGCCATCGTCCGCGACGCGATCGGCAATATCGCGGAGACCGCGACCTCGAACATCTTCATGGTGCGCGACGGCGAGGTGCTGACGCCGATTCCCTCCGGCTGCTTCCTGAACGGAATCACCCGCCAGCGGGTCATCAAGCTCCTGCGCCAAGACGGAGTCACCGTACGCGAGCAGACGCTCGTCATGGAGGACTTCATGGCCGCAGACGAGATATTCACCACCGGCAACGCTCTGAAAGTCATGCATGTGACGCAGCTGGAGGATCGGAACCTGCAATACGGGCCGATCTCGCGCCGTGCGCGCGAACTTTACTGGGATTACGCCGCGAGCGCCGCCTGA